The genomic region ttgtttaTCTTACCTGATAGGGCACGTGAAAGGAATGTGAGTTGTCATGCATTCTCAGCCAAGTCCAAGCAACCAATGGGCAAAGACAGGCTCAGATCTCACCAGGCGCTGAGCTCCTAAGTGACTTGAGCCTCTGCACCTCTGTGCATTTGCGGCCCTGACGAAACAGAGAAAAGTTAGAGGCGCAAACATGGATTTGGTTTCTGGGCTACTGTTTGAGTCCAACTTCATTCATCTGCCAAAATGACAGTCGGAATAGTCCACATTTCAAACATGAATACAACATTTTCAATTCATGATCTTAAAACTGTCAAATGCATAATCATGCATCATACATGACTATGTTACTCCATCTCCTGAGATTCCATTGGGTCTTTTTAATTGTGGTTTTTGCGTTTCATCCTCGTGTTGGTGAGGGAAGGAGACACAGCCATTCCACACCACTCGATGCATTCCACATTCTTCACCGTACACGCCGTCCAAATTGTTCAAAACCATAGAGGGGTGTCACACTAATTTTTGTCAGGGGCCGGATTGTCctcatagtttccctcggagggccattatgactgtataACTTCTATACACATAcagtagagcaggggtcaccaacacggtgcccgcgggcaccaggtcgcccgtgaggaccgcatgagtcgcccgcaggactgttctaaaattagctcaaatagcggcacttgtcagtgagctgcatttatttattttacagtcaaacctcggttttcgaacgtcctggttctcgaagaAATcgtaattcgaacaaaaaattcgagatttttttgccacggttgtcgaacaaaattcggaggtcaaacctcgcgagatgatccGGGAGgaaccgagaaaacccgaccgcgcggcccggatgctgactgactccgttgttattgtattttcgttactttgaggattgtattaactcctaatcatgcctccaaagaaagcaagtgggagcagtaaagccgtcctaaaacacaaagacgctctaaaagcattgcgacagtgagcgcccggcgcgctacggttgcgcggtcggaccaaattaagctccctgcgcactgaggtccacttacattttggaaagtacatcaggactttaaaagtatttttgaaattttagcgacggctctgtcacaataatttgaccagcgcggtgcagttgtgcggtcgacgacgcgctacggttgcgcgttcggcggtgcgctgcagttgcgcgatcggacaaaattaagctccctgcgcacttaggtccacttaaattttggaacgtacatcaggactttataaatattttcttaatttcagcaacggctctgtcacaataatgcgaccagtgcggtgcagttgcgcggtgggcgacgcgctacggttgcgcgttcgaacaaatatgcgcaaatgaaaaaatgcttaaaaaaggctgggtttttttgtcttgaaacggattaaacatttttctattatttgtaatgggaaaaatagattcggaatccgaccgagtcgcttctcgaaccgccttctggaacggattatggtcaaaaaccaaggtttgactgtatttttgctattcttgttaaaatcacactaacatgtgaactggaaatgacaataataacacatagcgaaagccaaattgagcaagttggctatttcagaagtgtttgtcaaactggtagccctttgccttaatctacccaggaagtagctctcggtttaagaaaggttcatGACCCCTGCAGAAGAGGCTACACaacactgatgaataactacttTTGAAATCAGTAAAAACGGTTCAaatactttaaaaaataaaataaaaaatgctagcaatatctatttttaaaagataaagacaatttgtaattttagtaatgacaaaaagtcaatgcaaaatttgtctttgcgggccatataaaatgacgtggcgggccgtatctggcccccgggccttgagtttgacacctatggcaTAGCACATCATTCAAAAAGTATTgcatatatttctttttttttccactcagcATTTCTGCATTCACACGCAATTCCTTTGGAAACTGCTTCAtctattccagaaaaaaagatCTTAAGAGGCTAGACCGGCATGCGGATAAGTCGCCGTGTTTTCCCTCCGTGGCGTGACACGGGTATAGCGTCCAATTGTAAACATTGCATATCACTCAATCGTTGCGTGCATTAGATGCTAGCTCCGCCCCTGGGCCGTCCCTTACGGGGCCATTATATTAATAGCAACACCGGCGAGTCTCCGGAGACAGTTTATTCCAGGCGctccaggcacacacacacccacgcacgcacgctcgcacGCAGACAGTCCGCCCCGCCACGAGGGTTCATTCGTCCACCTGCTCAGCAGCAAGGCGAGAATGAAACTGGAAGTTTTCTCCGCGCTGCACTTCGCTGCCAAGCCGCTGGAGTTTTGCGCCGAAACCGACGTCGACGCGGACGCAGGGATCCTCTCTCCTCTATCCGGGGACGAGCTGGGGTCGGACGGGGACTGTGCGGCCAGCAGCCCGCCGCCCGTCACCCCGGGCGCGCAGGACCCGAGCAAGGGCAGCAAGCCCTACACGCGCAGACCCAAGCCGCCCTACTCCTACATCGCCCTCATCGCCATGGCTATTCGGGAGTCCAGCAGCGGCCGCCTCACCCTGGCCGAGATCAACGACTACCTGATGAACAAGTTCCCCTTTTTCCGCGGCACCTACACCGGCTGGAGGAACTCGGTGCGCCACAACCTGTCCCTCAACGACTGCTTCCTCAAAGTGCTGCGGGACCCCTCCAGGCCTTGGGGCAAGGACAACTACTGGATGCTCAATCCCCACAGCGAGTACACGTTCGCCGACGGCGTGTTCCGCCGCAGGAGGAAGCGCATCGCCAAGAGGTCCCCATGCAAGGAGCATGAGGGCGCGGACGTCACGGGGGACGAGGTGCACCTCCACCCCGCCCCCGAAGATAGGGTGGGGGCCAAGTTCTCTGGCCCCTTCGCAATCGACAGCATCCTCGGCAAGCCCTTCAAACGCAAGAAGGACGACTACGACAACCCGCGCGCGCACCGGCTCTTCTGGCCCCCGGGGACCCAGCCGCCCTACGCTCTGAACTTTCCACTGCATCACAGCTACCTGTCCGAGGCAGCGGAAGTCAGAGGGGACCCGCTTGCGTACCTCCATCACAAAGCTCGACTGGAGGCCGCGTCCCACACCCCCAAGACGCCCTCGAAGGCGCCAAGCTTTCACATAGACTCTCTGCTGTCTTAAGGACACACACTAAATGTAAAATGTACAC from Syngnathus scovelli strain Florida chromosome 10, RoL_Ssco_1.2, whole genome shotgun sequence harbors:
- the foxq1b gene encoding forkhead box protein Q1b, whose amino-acid sequence is MKLEVFSALHFAAKPLEFCAETDVDADAGILSPLSGDELGSDGDCAASSPPPVTPGAQDPSKGSKPYTRRPKPPYSYIALIAMAIRESSSGRLTLAEINDYLMNKFPFFRGTYTGWRNSVRHNLSLNDCFLKVLRDPSRPWGKDNYWMLNPHSEYTFADGVFRRRRKRIAKRSPCKEHEGADVTGDEVHLHPAPEDRVGAKFSGPFAIDSILGKPFKRKKDDYDNPRAHRLFWPPGTQPPYALNFPLHHSYLSEAAEVRGDPLAYLHHKARLEAASHTPKTPSKAPSFHIDSLLS